A stretch of DNA from Gemmatimonadaceae bacterium:
CGAGGAGGTGGCAAAATTTCGCGCGGCTCGGCGCATGTATGCGCGTCTGATGCGCGATCGGTTCGGCGCGAGCGACGCCAGCGCACGGCTTCGATTCCACACGCAGACCGGCGGCGTGACCTTGCAGGCGCAACAGCCGCTGAACAACATCGTGCGCGTCGCAATCCAGGCACTCGCCGCGGTGCTGGGCGGCACCCAGTCGCTGCACACGAATGGTTATGACGAAGCGCTCGCGCTCCCGACGGAGGAGGCGGCGACACTCGCGCTCCGAACGCAGCAGGTCATCGCGTACGAATCGGGAGCCGCGGCCACCGCCGATCCATTGGGCGGGAGCTACTACGTCGAACACCTAACGAGCGAACTGGAGAAGCAAGCGCTTGCGCTTCTCACGCGCGTCGACGAGCTCGGGGGCGCCGCGAAGGCAATTGCCGCTGGTTTTTTTCAGGAGGAGATCGCACGCAGCGCCTACGAGTTTCAGCTTCGGGTCGAGCGTGGCGACGCGGTCGTCGTTGGCCTGAATCGTTTCAACGACGGGCGCGAGCCGCCCGACGTGCCGACTCCCGACTACTCGACGCTGGAGCGCGAGCAAATTGCTCGCGTACGTGAAGCCCGCGCACACCGCGATCGTTTGGCTGTCAGCCGCGCGCTCGAGCAGCTACGCGCCGCGGCCGTCTGCTATGCGTCGGACGCACCGGCGCAAAGCAGACCGCATTTGATGACGGCGATTATCGATGCCGTACGGCTCCGCGCGACGGTCGGCGAGATTGCCGGCATGCTCGCTGGCGAGTGGGGCCGCTACCAACCGACCTAACGCCACTGGCTGCATTACGAGCGGCGTTGGGCATTCCCAAAACGCATAACTCGTGACTGCCGAGACCGGCTCGTCGTCCATTGGACGTGCGCGGCAGATCTCGGCGGGAGTCGCCTGGCTGGCCGCAAACCAACCCATCCAGTTAGGAGGCCACGTGCTGTACCGAATTCTCGCCGGGGCAGCCGCCAGCGTCGCACTCTTGTCTTCGGTGGCCGCTGGGCAAGCCTGTCAGGGAAATCTGCCTTTCCGCGGATCCATGCACATCGGCGGTGGGGCATCGTTGACGGACCACACGACAACTCTC
This window harbors:
- a CDS encoding methylmalonyl-CoA mutase family protein, which encodes MPDEKIQSPSGLPIDPVYRPDNALFSYAADLGDPGSYPFTRGVQPTMYRGRLWTMRQYAGFGTAAETNRRFRLLLEAGQTGLSVAFDLPTQMGIDSDDSRAIGEVGRVGAAIDTVDDMHVLLDEIPLDRVSTSMTINATASTLLAMYIVVAEERGIPRDRISGTIQNDILKEYIARGTYIYPPEPSLALIAEVFRFCAEEVPNWNPISISGYHIREAGATAVQELAFTFANAMEYVARAIDEGLPVDRFAPRLSFFFAAHNDLFEEVAKFRAARRMYARLMRDRFGASDASARLRFHTQTGGVTLQAQQPLNNIVRVAIQALAAVLGGTQSLHTNGYDEALALPTEEAATLALRTQQVIAYESGAAATADPLGGSYYVEHLTSELEKQALALLTRVDELGGAAKAIAAGFFQEEIARSAYEFQLRVERGDAVVVGLNRFNDGREPPDVPTPDYSTLEREQIARVREARAHRDRLAVSRALEQLRAAAVCYASDAPAQSRPHLMTAIIDAVRLRATVGEIAGMLAGEWGRYQPT